A region of the Microcystis aeruginosa FD4 genome:
TCGGTCGTAACCAAGCACTTCTAGGCTAGGTAATTGGGTTTTGGGCAGAGTTCGACCATAATAGTTTTGAGGAATTATCGTTCCCGAGGCATCTAAAAAACCTTGCTGTTGATGGGAACGCCAACGGGCCACAGGTTTTCTTTCTTGAATAGAAACAATCACTTGCGGGGGTAATAATTGCCGCTCGATCTTAACGTCGGCAATAGCGGGAATAGCCGCTAATTTTTCTCGCAATTGATGGGTAGGTAATTCCCAGAGAGACAGAGGATAGCTTAATTTTAGCCAAGCACGAATCGACTCGGGCGACATTAATTCCGTGCCTGCGATTTCCACCTGTCCGGCCTTGGTAATTGTCCAATAGGGCGAAGTCATCCCCCAAGCTAATCCCGTCGCTAAACCACTAACCACCAGAAAGCGACCCAGGGCTTGCCACACCTTCGATCGCCTTTGGTGGCGCAGGTTTTGTCGTTTTTGTTCTAGGGAGAGGGAAGAAAGGATTTGATCGCTCATAGGGAAAATCCGGGACAGTTTTGCTGTTATCTTAGGTCGCGAGGTGGGCTGCTGGCAACTCGATCGCTACTCAAATAACCAGTTTGACAAAGAAAGAGATAATCAATGTTATAACAGTAGTAGTCTACAGGCGTTCTTTTGTCTGTCTCCAGGAAACCTAAACGCTCCTTTTTGCCAAGATATTTCGACGGTCAGCCAGAAAGAGCATTTCGGCAAGAACAGCCTAATTTATCTGAAAATTACCTATGGTTATCAACAAACGCGGACTTGTTCTCGGTGCTACAGCAGTGGTCCTGTCTACCGTCGCCGTCACGGGGGCGGGATTCCGTCTCTCTCAAAGTCAAGCTTTTTTTCAGGAAAGTCCCAAGGAAACCGTTGATGAGGTTTGGCAGATCATCAACCGCACTTATTTAGATGGCACTTTTAATCAATCGGACTGGAACGCCATCCGCAATCAGTATTTAAATCGTTCCTACAAAAATCAAGAGGAAGCATACACCGCTATCCGCGAGATGTTGAAAACTCTCAATGATCCCTATACCCGTTTTATGGATCCCAAAGAGTTTAACAATATGAAGATCGATACATCGGGAGAATTGACCGGGGTAGGGATTCAATTGACCAAAGATGAGAAAACCAAGCAGTTAGTCGTGGTTTCACCCATTGAAGATACTCCCGCTTCTAAAGCTGGTGTGCTGCCCAAAGATGTGATTATCGCTATCGATGGTAAATCTACCGAAGGTATGGAACTGGAGCAAGCGGTGAGCATGATCCGCGGCAAAGTGGGGACAAGCGTTAAGATCACGATTCAACGGGGTGAGGAGAAAAA
Encoded here:
- a CDS encoding cell division protein FtsQ/DivIB; its protein translation is MSDQILSSLSLEQKRQNLRHQRRSKVWQALGRFLVVSGLATGLAWGMTSPYWTITKAGQVEIAGTELMSPESIRAWLKLSYPLSLWELPTHQLREKLAAIPAIADVKIERQLLPPQVIVSIQERKPVARWRSHQQQGFLDASGTIIPQNYYGRTLPKTQLPSLEVLGYDRQYQQQWQKIYPLVDNLSIKVTAIDWRNPSNLVLRTELGQVYLGFYKDRLPEKLTALVQSRPLSSKIPLARILYIDLSNPDAPTVQLKPQPAPIVAKVTATGRD